In a single window of the Schistocerca americana isolate TAMUIC-IGC-003095 chromosome X, iqSchAmer2.1, whole genome shotgun sequence genome:
- the LOC124556531 gene encoding LOW QUALITY PROTEIN: probable 18S rRNA (guanine-N(7))-methyltransferase (The sequence of the model RefSeq protein was modified relative to this genomic sequence to represent the inferred CDS: substituted 1 base at 1 genomic stop codon), which translates to MSRPEHQAPPEVFYNEQEAKEYTQNSRMIDIQVQMSERAIELSALPDDNPCLLLDLGCGXRLSGSVLEDAGHIWIGVDIAQAMLEIALEREVEGDLILGDLDHGVPFRAGSFDGAVSISALQWLCNADKRSHNPVKRLYKFFSTLYACLNRTARAVLQFYPENSDQIELVTTQAMNAVFFGGLVVDYPNSTKAKKFFLVLMTGAAVPLPKALGTDEDANGVSYTSKREQMKKIRGKSLKKSRDWILEKKERRRRQGRETRIDIKYTGRKRSGRF; encoded by the coding sequence ATGTCAAGACCAGAACACCAAGCGCCTCCTGAGGTGTTTTACAATGAGCAGGAGGCAAAGGAATACACCCAAAACTCCAGAATGATTGATATTCAAGTTCAGATGTCCGAGCGTGCAATAGAGCTTTCAGCACTACCAGATGACAATCCATGCTTGCTTCTGGACCTGGGCTGTGGATAGAGATTAAGTGGTAGTGTGCTTGAAGATGCAGGGCACATATGGATTGGTGTTGATATAGCCCAGGCCATGTTAGAAATTGCACTAGAGAGGGAAGTGGAAGGTGATTTGATTCTTGGTGACCTTGACCATGGAGTACCATTCCGAGCTGGCTCGTTTGATGGGGCTGTCAGTATTAGTGCCCTACAGTGGTTATGCAATGCTGATAAAAGAAGTCACAATCCTGTTAAACGACTGTACAAGTTTTTCAGTACATTATACGCATGTCTGAACCGAACAGCGAGGGCTGTTCTTCAGTTTTACCCTGAGAACAGTGATCAAATTGAGCTAGTTACAACACAAGCCATGAATGCAGTATTCTTTGGAGGACTTGTTGTGGACTACCCAAACAGCACAAAGGCAAAAAAATTCTTCTTAGTTCTGATGACAGGAGCAGCAGTACCATTACCGAAAGCCCTTGGTACTGATGAGGATGCCAACGGAGTGTCATACACCAGTAAAAGGGAACAAATGAAGAAAATCCGTGGAAAATCTCTCAAAAAAAGTAGAGACTGGATTTTAGAAAAGAAAGAACGGAGAAGAAGACAGGGCAGAGAAACAAGGATAGACATAAAATACACAGGTCGTAAGAGATCTGGAAGGTTTTAA